The proteins below are encoded in one region of Lactuca sativa cultivar Salinas chromosome 3, Lsat_Salinas_v11, whole genome shotgun sequence:
- the LOC111909072 gene encoding uncharacterized protein LOC111909072 yields the protein MANLMPSLASMDNKSLLANVIGLAILIITIIVNICMEINTGVIVPVGIGISEALDRYTFMDVGYIYVALLLFLLILLISSAITVPLSKQILENKYQAISKTILYNHCPQDTFDIEKLRQHVKRYWIMAETGSPQFVMASSPLSCASGIICVIAVAIYTHLLVSISVAPIQLRSLSDYKWSMVATFIIQSIGVVGAIAPICRSFMVVSFKSFTGWNRNHWEVFKVEKYWTQKLCEWKESRITFLSDCHRVKSLLRNFKNLILSTLIGFQKAVVVTCKIIGLIPVVVLLIFMHCSYYFNSLKEIMLSPPSRSDYIDEDLRKCVLLLEDNMELAERTLKRISNSMNRVIQKAEKEQDNNLLKFLDKSTGFQGVEKFDIYQVQPLLSIELPNSWSLPIVTLTCIAAALPNIGKDVTDSLLKCVSEGLYYTHIVEESLNIGCQYVNIQKAAVTLWDEVEDNHKWLGKTLEKNAYEGKTSREILEWFAHKAEEIVIEVSKSTNEGESVEYLPQKLIVTNSMYRIAHSIMLTYQSNILGITEEQLFALLSHMIADILVACFTNIPRVITMKCHESAIEKREASVEAAAKLLGRTTEIIKRIKMHELPSIDHEKMAFIDEWRFHLQRIP from the coding sequence ATGGCTAACTTAATGCCTTCTTTGGCGTCTATGGACAACAAGTCACTTCTTGCAAATGTCATAGGTTTGGCCATTCTCATTATCACCATAATTGTGAATATATGTATGGAGATTAATACCGGTGTTATTGTGCCAGTTGGTATCGGTATTAGCGAGGCTCTTGATAGATACACTTTCATGGATGTAGGATACATCTACGTGGCTTTGTTACTCTTCCTACTAATACTTTTGATATCTTCAGCTATAACAGTTCCATTATCTAAGCAAATTTTAGAAAACAAGTATCAAGCCATTAGCAAAACCATATTATATAATCATTGTCCTCAAGATACATTTGATATTGAGAAGCTAAGACAACATGTGAAAAGATACTGGATCATGGCAGAAACCGGTAGTCCTCAATTTGTGATGGCTAGTTCTCCGTTATCCTGTGCTTCGGGCATAATTTGTGTAATTGCTGTAGCCATATACACACATCTTCTGGTGTCAATTTCTGTAGCACCAATTCAGCTAAGATCCCTGTCGGATTATAAGTGGTCAATGGTTGCCACTTTTATCATTCAGTCCATTGGAGTTGTGGGTGCTATTGCGCCAATATGTAGAAGTTTTATGGTCGTGAGCTTCAAATCTTTTACTGGGTGGAATAGGAACCATTGGGAGGTTTTTAAAGTAGAGAAGTATTGGACTCAAAAATTGTGTGAATGGAAAGAAAGTCGTATAACTTTTCTATCCGATTGCCATAGAGTAAAAAGTCTTCTGCGTAATTTCAAAAATCTCATTCTGAGCACTCTGATTGGATTTCAAAAGGCAGTTGTGGTAACATGTAAAATTATAGGGCTCATCCCCGTGGTAGTTCTACtcattttcatgcattgttcataTTATTTCAACTCACTGAAAGAAATTATGCTTAGTCCACCCTCTAGAAGTGACTACATAGATGAAGACCTAAGGAAGTGTGTTTTGTTGCTGGAAGACAATATGGAGCTTGCTGAACGAACACTCAAACGAATTTCAAACTCCATGAATCGCGTGATTCAAAAGGCTGAGAAGGAACAAGATAACAACCTCTTAAAGTTTCTTGATAAATCTACTGGATTCCAGGGAGTAGAGAAATTTGACATTTATCAAGTTCAACCTCTACTTTCTATTGAACTTCCTAACAGTTGGAGCTTACCAATCGTAACCTTAACGTGCATCGCTGCTGCTCTCCCAAATATTGGTAAGGATGTAACTGATAGCTTGCTCAAATGTGTTAGTGAAGGTCTTTATTACACCCATATTGTTGAGGAAAGCTTGAACATTGGATGTCAGTATGTAAACATTCAAAAGGCAGCTGTGACATTGTGGGATGAGGTAGAAGACAACCACAAGTGGTTAgggaaaactttggaaaaaaacgCTTATGAAGGAAAAACATCAAGAGAGATTCTTGAATGGTTTGCTCACAAAGCAGAAGAAATTGTGATAGAAGTTAGCAAAAGCACAAATGAAGGAGAATCGGTTGAATACCTTCCACAGAAGTTGATTGTTACTAATTCAATGTACCGAATTGCACATTCAATCATGCTTACCTACCAAAGTAACATCTTAGGGATAACTGAAGAACAGTTGTTTGCTCTATTATCTCACATGATTGCAGACATATTGGTTGCTTGCTTCACCAACATACCACGAGTCATAACAATGAAATGCCATGAAAGTGCAATAGAGAAACGGGAGGCTAGTGTTGAGGCTGCAGCTAAGCTTCTTGGAAGGACTACTGAGAtaataaaaagaattaaaatGCACGAACTACCAAGCATTGATCATGAAAAGATGGCATTTATTGATGAATGGCGTTTTCATTTGCAGCGTATCCCTTAG